The following are encoded together in the Nerophis ophidion isolate RoL-2023_Sa unplaced genomic scaffold, RoL_Noph_v1.0 HiC_scaffold_53, whole genome shotgun sequence genome:
- the LOC133546965 gene encoding gastrula zinc finger protein XlCGF8.2DB-like — protein sequence MSPAVKNTLSLDTEVAEKPFIRSICGNGFTQNWSLKVHMRTHTGKKPFSCSTCGKGFTESQNLKRHMRTHTGEKPFTCSTCGKGFTESQNLKRHMRTHTGEKPFSCSECGKDFVQSPLLKAHMRTHTGEKPFVCSICGKDFTESRWLKVHMRTHTGEKPFSCSVCGKGFTQSHHLKLHDRTHTGEKPFSCSICDKGFTENWCLKVHKRTHTGENSHSCSICNRSFCQQSKLVAHMRRHPGEKVLSCSVW from the exons atgtcCCCAGCTGTGAAAAATACCCTTTCGCTGGACACAGAGGTAGCAG aaaaaccttttatccgtTCAATATGTGGTAATGGTTTTACACAAAATTGgagtttgaaagtgcacatgagaacacacactggtaaaaaacctttttcctgttcaacctgtggtaaaggttttacagaaagtcaaaatttgaaaagacacatgagaacacacactggtgaaaaaccttttacctgctcaacctgtggtaaaggttttacagaaagtcaaaatttgaaaagacacatgagaacacacactggtgaaaaacctttttcttgctcagaatgtggtaaagattTTGTACAAAGTCCCCttttaaaagcacacatgagaacacacactggtgaaaaaccttttgtctgttcaatctgtggtaaagattttacagaAAGTCGATGGttaaaagtgcacatgagaacacacactggtgaaaaaccgttttcctgttcagtctgtggtaaaggttttacacaaagtcatcaTTTAAAACTGCACgacagaacacacactggtgaaaaacctttttcctgttcaatctgtgataaaggttttacagaaaactggtgtttgaaagtacacaagagaacacacactggtgaaaattcacattcctgttcaatctgtaacagaagcttttgtcaacaatcaaagcttgtagcacacatgagaagacacccaggagagaaagtgttgagttgcagtgtgt